Within Ischnura elegans chromosome 6, ioIscEleg1.1, whole genome shotgun sequence, the genomic segment TTAGGGTTTTTTTCGCTATCCTATTCCTAGGTAAATCCATATTTCTAATTCAATTTTTACGAAATTCCCCCAAATTTGGAATGTGTATTGCTACCAGCAGCTATGGATAGTGACTTTTCGAGCCAAATGCCAaaaataatgtaaggattatgtTTCTTAGTTATTCCATAAATTCGGCGCCACCTTTAGAAGTCAAAATATCAAACCACAGTAcgactttgaattttttcatttcccccATAACTTTTAgagcaaaaaatactttttgcggGATCCCTCAGCAAATAACCAATTATTGTGATACTAATTATTGTGGCAGAGTGTCCatagtttttatatttatcatactTATCTTTACCTGCTATATTAATCGACTGTGTCAATTACGGAATACGAGCAGTCACATTCATTATGTGAAGCCATTTTGGGAACGCATCCTGGAAAGTATTTGGTATTGCTGCAATTTTAATTACTAACTACGCCATTTTCCTCTAGGATTTGAGGATGCCATGGGAACAGTGGTAGGATTAGTTATTGAAACTTCAGCAATATTCAATCCACGTACCTGGTGGAATGCCCAAAATAACTTCACCCGACTCGTGCACAAGAGTCGTATCGTAACCCCATACCTTCACATACCCCATACCGCATTTGTGTTATACTGACCTCCATCTCAATTTCATCAAGTGTGTATCGTATTTACTGGTTAAAATCTCGATGGAACGCCGTAGGCTGTAGATGGGGCGCTTACGGCTGGAGCGAAAGCTGGAGCGAAGGCTGGAGCGAACCCTCCTGAGACGAAAGTAGGCCTGGATGCGGCTGCGGGGGCAAAGGCACCCACCGCTGGAGCGAAGGAAGTTCCAGTGGGCCTGGAGCCAAAAGAAACAGCAGGGGCAAAGCCCACTCCGGCCGGAGCAAAGCCAGCTCCAGCTGGAGCGAAACCAACCCCAGCTGGGGCAAAGCCAACACCAGCAGGGGCAAAACCGACTCCAGCAGGGGCGAAGCCGACTCCAGGACGACCGGCGGTGACGGACAATGCGGGAGCACTAGGGGCAAAGCCCACGGTGGATGGCCGGCCGCCGATGAACCCAGCGGCAGGAGCCGCCGAGGTCACAGCGGGGACACCGTAGGCGGTGGACGGAGCTCGGATCTGGGCGGCAGCAACGGCGACGAGGCCCAATAGAGTAACGATgaactttgaaatgaaaagaagtaCTTAAATGTGTTAATCGATGGAAATTGTTTCCGTTGTAATTCAAATCAAGGTTTATCTCATTTCATTTATGCTCATCACCTAGAAAACAACACTattaggcctttacatcggggcagTGGGGGTGGGAGGGCTACCACAAATAAGCATGGAGAATCACGAGCATCCATATCCTAGAGAGAGGCAAGCTGCCCAGGGAGGACCTGAGCCCGCGAAACACAGTTTGGCAGGCAAGGCAGGCtacgccaccgaggtcggcaaaagcttgagttaaataaataaatatttatagccaatttccataaatatttttactccaccaCTGGTTGTATTAAATTGTATTGCCTTCACtgcattgcaaattatttttattgcattagtGTTTTAGAGAAAAGCTATGAAAAAACTATGTTTTAACTATCGTCTTGAGATTTTTGCAGTGTTTTTATAATGACATATCCATTTGATCAAAACTGTGTCGTTGACTATTCGCGATCACATTTCGAGGTCATTGCAGGCCATACGCTTACGTATCGGCTTTTCATGGAACCCGTATCGGCATTGGCCATGAAACATCAAAGCTTAATATCACGCCGTATTTCGCCGAATGAGATGAATATAAACATCATATCAGTTTTAATCAGCACAATAATCGTTCAAGCATGGGTATATGTACATGAAAGTTACGGGTatagatatggtgggtgaggaaagaaaacTGTCGAGGTAAATAAGGAATATACAGTGGCTGCGGATGGCTTGAGTGCTTTTGTGAAAGGGGATGCAGTAGTGCCTAAGCGAGAAAGGGAGATAACAGTAATGAGTTCATCGATGAAATAGTTTATCACTTGTAGTCACTTTAGTCACTAATAATAGTTTAGTTAATTGTAgtcctgatgatgatttaaagaAGGAAATTTGTTGTTGGAAGAGGAAAGACCAGTGAGTTTAGTTCAAAAAGAACGCATTTGCCGGGAGAATAGGTTAAACGATGAAATGGCTGTGATGTGGTTTAGGGATCTTAGTATCAAGCATTTGTACCAATTTTCGATACCAAAGTTATGAAATTAGGcgattaagttttttaagaaacTCATGGGATCTTTATGgagatttaaattatttcaaaattattttgaattcccTATTTGAATGTCATTATTCTTTCATTCATGTAAGTTTCTGATTTTTAATTAGATGATATCCAATGTTTTTGGCCAAtgcttttacattttaatttttttcgtgtgaTCGTCACTGTCATGACACATACAACCATTTTAATGCTTCAATTATATCTAGCGTTGGTCTTCTTAGAGCTTTTACATTTCATAGTAATAGTTGTGTTGTGCCAATTTTGAAGTGCATGTGTATAGACTAAATATATAGTTGAGGACAAATACTCACAGAATTCATTTTGGAGGTTTTCTTTTGCTTCCGATCTGTCTGCGAACTGTGTTCACCGTGGACTGTTCTGTCATTTGAACTGTTTTATGCCTTTATATAGTTATTTCCGTTCGTTCCTAGCGTCTTAGACCTCATTTGTGTGGTACTGGATTTGAATCTTGTGGGAGTATCCCCATCCCTTTAATTTCACAACGCTTTCGATGTCTCcaactgtaaaatattattgttttcatcatttcgtGACTTAAGTTCTGTACTGCAGAATCAATCTCGACATCTGAGGAAATTCGCATCTGTTGCCTCCCATTACGAATGTGGTTCGTATGACTCTATTCTTTCATGTGTCGCAACCCAATGTTACCATAACAAACGACATTATTTCTGAATATATAAAACTGGAATCTATACAGAGTGAACACTTTCGTGAACTCTCAAAGTGACGCAGAGGGTGTGTTATTTTGAACTAAAATTACTTACGAAGTATTAACTATTCTGAAGTTTAATTCCCGATTTAAATAGTGCTTGCTAATTGCAATAGGTatcacctcacccaccatgatgCAAAATTATTGATTATGCATGAAATCTACCTTGTAGCAGATGCTTCCGATTTTTGTTTCTCACTCAGATTTCATATCGAACCCACTTGCTCTTTAAAATACTTGTTTTGTTACGGCCTCACCACTCTTAAACTCTCGCATTTATATTTGCATACCCAACGAGAATAGCAAcccattttttctgatattttttaattgatttttttaaatacagttgaGTACGCTCCATTTGTCTTAGTGGCGAGGTAATTCGTATTCTTTTCCATAATAATCGTTACAGTTTGAGCAATATTAGTTTTGACTTTTTTCTCCATCTATCACTTTTTATTGAGCtgtaaatttgattattttcacaCTATATTTTACTCTAGATACTCATCCAACTGACGATACATCGAgtacttttccatatttttcgtgCCTCATTTTTGATGAAAACTATGGCCGATTTTATATGGAAATGTAATTTATGTGAATCGGCTCATTTGATCTGATTCTCGATTACTTAGATAGCTATAATTTAGAGAGatattcaacagattcaggcttcagttggtggaagttagacatatttaaataaataaaacatcgaAAAGTTTCCTCATTCCAAAAGAATTTGccacaaaaataactttgtggGAAAgcgctacaatcttttatttacttaaatactAATTTAGAGAGCTATGTGATTGGATTAGTTTGATTATTTGTACGTTTTACCACTACCACCATTGATGATTAATTTTTGATGTAGCTAATATGCAAGATTAATTTTGAATCCATAATCATTTTATTGTGGGTATGAGAGAATAAGCCTTGTATCCGTTCAGAAAAAAACTGCTCGTGATACATTTCTATGTAGCATTCATACTCCTATAGTTGcgctattttattataaaattatatcatatatatGCATCCAAATGGAGCAGGAGGATTATTTGCAATGTCTATACATTTTCCgtttattcattcattcgtatCAGTTTGTGAATGGTGTTGTAATTTTAGAGTGTCAGTGTCCAACGTGATTTTCACAGCATCTAGTTCTGCTTTAAAATATGTTGACAGAATACATAAATCTGGCTATTTCTCGAATTACTGTCCTATCTTTGTTCTCAGATACAAATTTCGTATAAttatcttcggattttatttgggTATCAATAAAGATCGGTAATCTAGTAGAAGCTATCGGGAGCATTTTCTTTTTGATGTTTTCTATTGcaatagttatttttaaaaggaaatggtCATGCATGCCGGCTAGTTTTAGAGAACGTTGGGTAGTTGTTAATTTTACATGCCAGAAACCATTTGCTCACAATCATCTGCATTGGAGACCTTTTATTATATCCAGTATTTTCATCTGCTAAGAATATAGAGTGAAATCTCATAAGCATGGTATACATGCTTTTAAGTGCATGTATCAGGATATGCATGCGACCTTACTTTCAATACTCTGGGTATTCAATATTCTTTTCAAActtcaatatgaaatatttcaatatgatgCCGTTTGTCATAATAATGCCATTCCACACTTTAATTGCCAACAGTTACCTAAACTGTCAATTAATTTACGAAAATCATCATCAAAACGTATTAATTCCGTATTTCATttgaatagcaataaaaatggTTGAAATTATTGCTACCTGAACATAGTATTTGAGAATCCGTTGACAAAATCGTCTTGAGGACGAATGCAGCAGCTATCAAAGTtgtttacaaacttttctttacatggggtgcgctcatgcatttaaaatagtatttttttacatacatTGATAGGTAAGTCATAGTCGTTAACGTATACAAAATATGACtttataattctcaatattcttgctGCTATATAGCTTCAAATTTCGCCAAAATATCAATGTTCTTTCGCCCTACAAGatcgccctgtgacgtcagaatgcgagtaagcagattctctccgtggcaataacaaacagtaacggCGATACTGATTCATGACTTGAAGGGTTAgtcaaaaacagttgtgaatagttttaaaCACTTTGCTGTGTACATATTACGCAAAGGCTGACTCCGACCTCGTAAGGTCGCATTCTCGGACCATTCCGAAAGTAGATTATTTCATGGTCGCTGATTTCTTTTCCGGGATTGAAGATTTCGTCGGTGCTGATTTTAGTagccgcaaaattgaaatgtGAGATAAATTAAATAGACTATCTCGGTCACAAGGCCTAGAGCGTAGTTTGTATCTCAATCAACTACTGtaatttactcattgcttttaatgtgtactgggTACAATTTTGGAATATGTAAAGTTAACGTTTTAGATAAATACAACGGAACAAATATGACCCCCATTTACTTAGCAGGAAGCAGGTCCGAAGGAAGGGAGACGTTCCGTGATTTAGAAGTTGGAtacgtttaaatgaaaagaaatttgagTGTTTTCACTGTTGGGGTGTAGGTGACACCAGAAAATAAAGTGAGAACAAAATCTTACAGTGTGGAAATCaccgtagatgaggaggatgaaaaattaataagtgATAATTGTCTAGGCTGTGATGCATATTCCGTTATGCATACATAACCTGTCAGTTATTGATAATAAATCCATCACATGGCTGATGATGAAATTCACATGtattgctatgaaaaatataaactgtGAAAAAAGCACCGAGGGAGATAAAGATTTTCCTAAAGCTTGGACAaacagtctactggcaccacttaaacgtattgtttactagactctgacgtcacgctcaccaaacatggcgatgggtcgtttgtaGGGCAATTACTATACAATctcaaagtggaattttaagaataatacgCAGGTAATAGAAAAACTGCattcactgtaattttcaatgTGGAGGATATTATTTTATCGTATAAGCATCAATTTTTAGTGAAATTCCCCATTAGCTGCGCTCAGATTCTTATATTTACCTTAAATGACAAAATCAATGGGTCAGCAGCAAACATCCACCATCATTCATCATCGAATAAAATATCCAACCTTGTCAGGCATCATGCTGTACCTAATACTACTAACACCGTTTCATATTTTATTGAGCTTCTAACCTTTTAATGCAATAATCCATGCGTCCATAAATAGTGAGTATAGTATttaatagtaaaatttttatttaaatctatttttttatgttgaatttacGCCTTATAAAGTAACAGTTATTATTTTACACAGGTattattctgttttaattttattttattaaaatataagcatcaaacatgaaatattcatGCATTGTAATAAAATTAGCCGTTCACTTCGTTGCGATCATTTTCACAGCGGACATAGTTGACTCTTGGAGCACAGCAGAATTGGTGGAAGAGCAAACGCTTTTGAAGAACACCATCGTAAATCATGGTGTCATTACTCCTCCCGTAAGCGACGCATGCTGGAAGTAAACATTAACAATCATTATTATTGTGTTTTAGATGAACATTAGATGTAATTAttcgatattgattttatttttactaattacACTCTGAAGCAAtccataaataagaaatattcaaaaatacaaatttataataTCCTAGCAACTGTAATTACTCTGAAAAGTTTTATGAATAAGTTGCATTTAGTAAATGCTTGCTAAACTTATTTCTGCGCCTGCACTGGCCTCCAGTAAATTTACACTAAAATCTGTATCGCTTTGAAACTGTTTGATAGCTTGctatgttgatattttttaaatcatgagatcaaaattgaaattgatatttaacatcaacacatttttaatatttctgttcTAATGGtattttcctctgagataaaTATCACCTTTTGATAGAGACTTATAAATATGAAGTACGTCTCAATAAATTGAACATTAAAGATCTCGGTGAGACATTTATTAAGGGTGGGTGGATAGTACTCTTCCGACTATGGTTTTTTTTGTAACTTGAATGGTGtccattttaatataaaatttaaatcaatctccTTTTAAATGAATATTCTCTGTTTTTAGATTATGCTATTTTACCATAATAACGCCTATACTATTGGTGGCCTAACAGTTttgcaatgtaaaatatatacCGGTGAAAAATCCAATAAGTttcaatgttattattttaagCTTGACAGGTTTTACTTTATTCTAATTAACAATGCTTATTATACTCACACCTATATCACTGAGCCAATACATAGAGTTGTATGCGTAATTAATAGCAATGAGAGACGAGGTTTAATGATTATATATGGCATAAAAGCCACTTGaggattttacttatttggaatTGTGACACGACTGAATACGCCGGATtacgatttaattttaaaaataaaataagagtacCAGTGTTAAAGCCACAGAACTTTATTGGTATTCCATAATCTTTGCCAGAGACAAGGGTAATGTATACTGCAGCGTATTTAACTCTGAACCAACTCTTAGAACGAATTATGAAGTATGGGGGATAAGATTGAGGGACAATGAGTGACAATATGGGCATTCTGAAAATGTACTTCTTTGATTTAGTACGAGTAGTATTCGCTCCCGCGTTTACTAACGCTTTTAAATGACTTTACCTCGAAAAGCAGAGATGAAGTGAGCGATCAGAAGTCCGGGGGACCGTAGACGGAAGCAGGCACCCTAGGAGGCGGGGCGAAGACACTTGGTGCCGGCGCGGAGAGAGCACCGCTAATGCCTGGGGTGAAGGAGGCGGACTGCGGGAGGAATCCGGAGCTACCGGGGGCGCCGACTGGAAGACCTCCGGAGCCACCACCGGCACCTCCGGGCGCGGCGGGAGCGAAGCCGACGCTGAAGCTGCTGGGGCCGTTGATACCTCCGCCTGAGGAGAGGCCGACGGTTGTGCCGAGACCGGAGACACCGTTGCCGCCAGGGCCGAGTAACGAGATGGAGCCTCCAAAGCCGCCCCCGGGTCCAAAGGTTCCGGCAACACCGATTCCAGGCGGGGAGAAGGCTGCGAGGGAACCAGGGCGCGAGATTCCGCCGCCGAGGGGTAGGGGTGGTGCGTAGATTTCCGCTTGGGCGAGGACGGCAAGGCTCAAGAGTGACAGAATACACtgtttggaaaaggaaaaagatgGTGCAGTGAATTGCGGAGGCCGTcatagaattccattttaagttaggaaaaataacaacttttctttctacaacttaaccttcAGTATTCTTGAAAATTATACAGGATATTGCAACTAGTTGACGATTAAAGCTTAACTAACTCGTAGAAAGCAAAGTTGCTAGTTTCCCTTAATTAGGAAAAGATGGTTTAAAATCATTATAAGCTATAGTAGAGGGCGTGACTTGGTGGTAATCCTTTATCGTAGGGGTTGACggaataaaaatgtgttttttccacatggcgatttattttgtccgattACGGTATCATTAGAGCGTTACCTTTTACTGGTGAACATTAACAATGTTACGCTGCAATGAAActatggtcggacaaaataagtCACCacgtaaaaaaacaaaatttttattccttcaactccttaaAATAATTAGATTCAACCAGAATATTAATTTGAATGGGTGGAGTTAGAAGTTGAGTTTACAGGTTAGACCACGAGGCGTATGAGTGATAGAATACGAAAAAAGAGGAATGTAAAGGGTAAAAGCTATTAAATTTCACTAGAATATATAATTGAATACATGAGGTAAGTATCTGAGTTTCGAGCAAGAGTATCCAATGattaggccacgagggccacactccaagttccgaatcgcctcgcgggccggatagcaaatttgccgattactgaagtattcgataccaacgtctactgaagaatccggtggcgtatttcttataaACGAGCAGTTGTAAGCGACTTTGACGTTCAGTACAGCGCTGCAacgctcctagcggcgtctcgcagagttaaacgagcgagaatcgcgcgctacttgagaCGAGTCCGCGGGCCGTATTATGGAGACCCCTGGTTTAGACGGTCACGGTCACGAGGCTTGCGGATGATAGGTTACACTGCTTGGAAGACGAAATAGATGATTTATAATTATCAGATTCGACCAGAACGTTGGTCAGAAGTTGAGTTTAGAGGGTAGACTGCGAGGCATAGCGTGAGTGATAGAATGCAATGAACGACGAATAAGATGGTTGAAAGTTAATGAATTCCACAAGAAGAATTCCACATTGACTCAATGAGCTATTTTTATTACGATACTAACATTGCTGATGTACCCCCTAAGACCATTTTCTTGCATAttgtattacaaaataaaatttgtggtcTAATACTAATCATTGGtggaaaataacatttgaaatcttcatattttataaaacttataatataaaatattcatgatatcATTCTTCGTGGTAACTCATTTAAGTTATATAAAATTGGTTTTACTTACGGCCTTCATTTTGACGTGCCTGATTTGAGTCTGATTTGTGTCTGATTTGACTTGATGCACATGAGGGTACTTATACCTCTTTAGCTCCAAGTCCAAATTCACGCAAATCGGTTGGAAAAATGGCGATCGCAGTCACGTGGAGAAAATAGCCACACGTGTTCTTATTTTAGCACATTTTAACCCCTTTTGGCCCCAAAATTCGCGCGAATCTGTAACATGCGGTCTTCTCAAAACAGCGAGCGTGCCTAATTCCTAAAGGCACTTTTTCCGCGCGATGTCAAAAATTTCACTTGCCAAAACTTCAGCCAGGTGTTTGTAGCTAGCATCTGGCATCCTACGAGTGCGAAAACTTGATGAGGTAAACACTCTTGCCACCTTAACAGATAAGATACGGTCCTCTTGAATTCGTCGTTTGCAAGGTTACTGCGATATGTTATGATGTTTTTTGATAAAGCAGTGTAAACCACCAATCTACACTTACGGCAATATACAagtatttatttagattttcattcaaaacacAACTATGCTTCATTGAAAATTCCGTATTAGAAGTATTTTTCGCAATTGACAAGTATAAAAAATCATTACGGAATTACTTGATACTATGTACCTTATATACTTTgaacttttttatgaaatatataataaatatttataaaaataaatgaaatataaagtaAACATTGGtattcaatttaattatattctaATCCATCAACTACTATGTTGATGTCGACTATGATAATTCCACTGAGACATCGGACGTTCTTAtggtgaaaaatgatttaaaaactgCCTATTCACGAATCACTTTAATGTTTATTGTTTAATAGATATCACAGAGTAAAAccatttttgtttaaatgacataTAAAGTGATATGGGTAGGCAAATATTTGGCAAATTTTAGTAAAAAGGATTTTGCAGAGAGAGACCACTTTGGCTTATTTCTCATTCATGAGATAATTTCATCGTAGTTGCTATATTTGATGGCCATCTCGTCATAATACGAGGTT encodes:
- the LOC124161389 gene encoding glycine-rich protein 5-like produces the protein MPDASYKHLAEVLCILSLLSLAVLAQAEIYAPPLPLGGGISRPGSLAAFSPPGIGVAGTFGPGGGFGGSISLLGPGGNGVSGLGTTVGLSSGGGINGPSSFSVGFAPAAPGGAGGGSGGLPVGAPGSSGFLPQSASFTPGISGALSAPAPSVFAPPPRVPASVYGPPDF
- the LOC124161388 gene encoding basic proline-rich protein-like encodes the protein MNSFIVTLLGLVAVAAAQIRAPSTAYGVPAVTSAAPAAGFIGGRPSTVGFAPSAPALSVTAGRPGVGFAPAGVGFAPAGVGFAPAGVGFAPAGAGFAPAGVGFAPAVSFGSRPTGTSFAPAVGAFAPAAASRPTFVSGGFAPAFAPAFAPAITNVVLCLVALASARPDAPLFAPPSTQYGPPAPPPPPPPPPPPPPPPPAFAPPPPTPAISYAPPPPVFAPAPIRLRPSAPTPAATSAAPDLRPRPTQGARHLLRPTPSLRTSAPAPRGLRPRSH